The genomic interval CGACGTGGGCAGAACCTTGCGATCGACGACACCATTGCGTTCGAGTTTGCGCAGCGTATCCGTCAGCGCCTTCTGGCTGACGCCCTCGAGCTGCTTCTTGATCGCGTTGAACCGATGCGGGCCGTAGCCGAGCATGGTCAGAACCATGATCGACCATTTGCCGGAAATCTGGTCGAGTATCTTCCGGTTGATGCAATCCACCTGAAATTTCGGGCAGTGGGACGGATCATGCGTCACAGGTCACCTCATCTATACCTAGGCAATACATAATGCCTTATTGACACTAAGTCCACAATTTATACCTACGCCGCCAGAACACCTCCCAAGGCTGCAAAGGAAACCCGAGATGTCAAATTCCGCCCATGAGGCCCTGTTCCGGCCTTTCAAGCTCAAATCGCTCGAATTGAAGAACCGGATCGTGATGGCGCCGATGACGCGCGGCTTTTCGCCGGACGGCGTGCCCGGCCAGAATGTTGCTGATTACTACCGCCGCCGCGCCGAGGGCGATGTCGGCCTGATCCTCTCCGAAGGCACCGTCATCGACCGGCCGAACTCCAAGAACCTTCCCGGCATTCCTGATTTCCACGGCGAAAAATCGCTCGCCGGCTGGAAAAACGTGATCGACACCGTGCATGCCGCCGGCGGCAAGATGGGCCCGCAGATCTGGCATGTGGCCAACACCATCGCCTCCGCCGATTATCCGCCGAACCCGGACGAGACCGAAAGCCCGTCCGGCTTCGTCAAGCCCGGTGAGAAGCGCGGCCACGCCATGAGCGAGGAAGACATCGCCGACACGATCGCCGCCTATGCCAGCGCCGCGGCGGACGCCGAGCGGCTCGGCTTCGATGTGGTCGAGATCCACGGCGCGCACGGCTATCTGATTGACCAGTTCTTCTGGCAGGGCCTGAACCT from Martelella mediterranea DSM 17316 carries:
- a CDS encoding NADH:flavin oxidoreductase, which produces MSNSAHEALFRPFKLKSLELKNRIVMAPMTRGFSPDGVPGQNVADYYRRRAEGDVGLILSEGTVIDRPNSKNLPGIPDFHGEKSLAGWKNVIDTVHAAGGKMGPQIWHVANTIASADYPPNPDETESPSGFVKPGEKRGHAMSEEDIADTIAAYASAAADAERLGFDVVEIHGAHGYLIDQFFWQGLNLRDDRWGGKTITERTRFGAEVVKAVRAAVSDDMPVIIRLSQWKQQDYNARIATTPDEMAEWLQPLVDAGADMLHCSQRRFWEPEFPEIDGEEGLNFAGWAKKITGVPTISVGSVGLNGPDFLGWFGGAEANAKTPDLDRLVRRMDRDEFDLIAVGRALIADPEWVKKIEGGETETLSTFSRETLGALV
- a CDS encoding winged helix-turn-helix transcriptional regulator, whose amino-acid sequence is MDCINRKILDQISGKWSIMVLTMLGYGPHRFNAIKKQLEGVSQKALTDTLRKLERNGVVDRKVLPTSPVGVEYELTALGQSLRAHVIALYTWTEENGDEITRAQAAFDERAA